In Candidatus Obscuribacterales bacterium, one genomic interval encodes:
- a CDS encoding VWA domain-containing protein: MKTLKKNLMALTLCLTALSLTACGDIAPSGTSESSPPAVAQVDQSGYVQLQDPLGQQGAQPGQISTARNFEIVLDASGSMAGSAIEEAKQAIHSFVQSLPTDINVGLVVFDGSGIQEKVSLDAPAAKNRQQFLQEVQSVDAGGGTPLADAMNVGSGALLKQCQRQLNYGDYRLIVVTDGQPDWGQDLDKACSTAASYGFSIYTIGFNIDDGHPLKNWATSYETASSADELTRKLQNTAAEPDNYVPTYHK, encoded by the coding sequence ATGAAAACTCTCAAAAAGAATTTAATGGCGTTGACCCTGTGCTTGACGGCACTTTCGTTAACTGCTTGCGGGGACATCGCGCCCTCTGGCACTTCCGAATCATCGCCCCCAGCCGTTGCACAAGTCGATCAATCCGGCTATGTGCAATTGCAAGATCCGTTAGGACAACAAGGTGCGCAGCCAGGACAAATCTCCACTGCTCGCAATTTTGAGATTGTTCTCGATGCCTCCGGCTCGATGGCAGGATCCGCAATTGAAGAAGCTAAACAAGCAATTCACAGTTTTGTGCAAAGCTTGCCGACTGATATCAATGTCGGTCTGGTCGTCTTTGACGGAAGCGGCATCCAAGAAAAGGTCTCTCTCGATGCTCCTGCAGCAAAAAATAGACAACAATTCCTGCAGGAAGTCCAATCGGTAGATGCTGGTGGTGGTACTCCACTTGCTGACGCCATGAATGTAGGATCAGGCGCATTGCTCAAGCAATGCCAACGGCAGCTCAACTATGGTGACTATCGCCTGATAGTCGTCACGGACGGGCAGCCTGACTGGGGACAAGACCTTGATAAAGCCTGTTCAACGGCTGCTTCATACGGCTTTTCCATCTACACCATCGGCTTCAACATCGATGATGGCCACCCACTTAAAAACTGGGCAACCTCATACGAAACCGCATCCAGCGCTGACGAGTTGACCCGCAAGCTGCAGAACACTGCTGCCGAACCGGACAACTACGTGCCCACGTATCACAAGTAA
- a CDS encoding ATP-binding cassette domain-containing protein — translation MTFIIDSKNCTVSYPSNKGDSRATVLNDITLQVQQGEFVTVVGSSGCGKSTVLRLVLGSQFPTEGVVLVNGKSVTRVTRDTGIVYQNYSLFPHLTMLENIAAGPILEGTNLPERIICKPLVKILDLLKATSLLKRIPYSRIRDEARAQALVLAERCGLEPQKNGNKYPFELSGGMRQRVAIAQSLAMKPSILLMDEAFSGLDEKTKCEMRDFIHEQWKENKTTIFFVTHDLEEAAMLGTRLICLSQHWTDDDGNPGKGAKIVIDKQVAGGTVRPSKFVDSHEFTQLVDNIRAKAFEKNNPQRLAAFELSHPDACKAKEHNNAQ, via the coding sequence ATGACATTCATTATCGATTCGAAAAATTGCACAGTGAGCTATCCTTCCAACAAAGGTGACTCACGTGCCACTGTTCTCAACGACATAACACTACAAGTTCAGCAAGGCGAATTCGTCACCGTCGTAGGTTCGTCCGGTTGCGGCAAGTCAACAGTCCTACGACTTGTCCTTGGTTCGCAATTCCCAACAGAAGGTGTTGTTCTCGTCAACGGTAAATCCGTCACCAGGGTGACTCGTGATACGGGCATAGTCTATCAAAACTATTCTCTCTTCCCGCATCTGACAATGTTGGAAAACATCGCAGCAGGACCAATTCTAGAAGGAACAAATCTTCCCGAAAGAATAATCTGCAAACCGCTGGTGAAAATCCTTGACCTACTCAAGGCAACGTCCTTACTGAAACGCATCCCCTATTCGCGTATTCGAGACGAGGCTCGCGCTCAAGCGCTAGTACTTGCCGAACGCTGCGGATTGGAGCCACAAAAGAACGGCAACAAATATCCATTCGAATTATCGGGCGGCATGCGCCAGCGAGTTGCCATCGCACAATCGCTAGCCATGAAGCCAAGCATTCTTCTCATGGACGAAGCCTTCAGCGGACTCGACGAAAAGACCAAATGCGAAATGCGCGACTTCATCCATGAACAATGGAAGGAAAACAAAACCACTATCTTCTTCGTCACCCACGACTTAGAAGAAGCAGCCATGCTTGGCACGCGCCTCATTTGTCTGTCGCAACACTGGACCGACGATGACGGCAATCCCGGCAAAGGCGCCAAAATCGTCATCGACAAACAAGTCGCCGGCGGCACGGTTCGTCCTTCCAAATTTGTTGACTCACACGAGTTTACACAACTCGTCGACAACATACGCGCAAAAGCATTCGAAAAGAACAACCCTCAACGGCTAGCTGCATTTGAGCTCAGCCATCCCGATGCCTGCAAAGCAAAGGAGCACAATAATGCCCAGTAA
- a CDS encoding YqhA family protein, with the protein MTTHETGHESQPPTPAQQPQPRVSNLITDIALFVEHVLFTGRWTLALFNMGLLAGLVSYTGKFLCEAFELCALLPNIAHTHETEILIKVLNLVDMAMVANLIVMVGIGNHLIFIRRMDQFDPKVKPQWAEGISPSTMKIKLSMSLVTISSVFLLKSFFEIGQVGWEVLAKQVGIHLVFIISTMAMAWVYAKSHSVDHGPSSPDHHAHSTDNSVQQSSHVTEEKTHA; encoded by the coding sequence ATGACCACACATGAAACAGGTCATGAATCACAACCGCCGACACCGGCGCAGCAACCACAACCTAGGGTTTCAAACCTAATAACTGATATAGCGCTCTTTGTCGAGCACGTTCTTTTCACAGGACGTTGGACATTGGCACTATTCAACATGGGATTACTGGCCGGCTTGGTTTCCTACACCGGCAAATTCTTGTGCGAAGCATTTGAACTCTGCGCATTGCTCCCAAACATTGCGCACACTCACGAGACGGAAATATTGATCAAAGTATTGAATTTGGTTGATATGGCAATGGTCGCCAATTTGATCGTCATGGTCGGAATTGGAAATCATTTGATCTTCATCCGTCGAATGGATCAATTTGATCCCAAGGTCAAACCTCAGTGGGCTGAAGGCATCAGTCCAAGCACAATGAAAATCAAACTATCGATGAGTTTGGTCACCATCTCCAGCGTCTTCTTGCTGAAATCGTTTTTCGAAATCGGTCAAGTCGGCTGGGAAGTGTTAGCCAAACAAGTCGGCATCCATCTGGTCTTCATCATCTCCACGATGGCAATGGCATGGGTATACGCCAAATCCCACTCCGTCGACCACGGTCCCTCGTCTCCGGACCATCACGCCCACTCTACAGATAACAGCGTTCAACAGTCGTCACACGTTACCGAGGAAAAAACACATGCGTAA
- a CDS encoding ABC transporter substrate-binding protein: MKDKRFVAFMAAFTLLINLILSACPAYANGNAKIEYLTPKPLVDTLKSTVAQPVRPGILYIPTITWAGDTSIIFADQTGAFQQEGLQVKLFKEDNFAKQVQDCLNGKTPYVRGTMGMVNSAAEAFDKAGVPLVVIYQLTWSSGGDCMVVRPGVNSLTDLNGKTIALQLYGPHMDFVNTIIEKAGLDASKVKFKWLRNLALPLNEQPIADDTVSAFQKDSSINACMVIAPDAGTLTNGNGAEGSVKGAKTLITSAAASRIIADVYAVRKDYYDAHKAEVQKFVHALMVGQERFDALMANKSANQAAYNELIKRAAVMQYGDDSKQSKDFASGSLGDCTWVGFNGNVQFFTGKGTSRNFAQLNSEIQPEFRSLGLMRGTPKLTTANWDYNQLAAGLRNADVNALPKPALTPAQRAAVQTKATQAIAAEPTKWQQDGTLYSFEVRFKPNVPTFDIDEYKNYFKQAYNISQPLAGALVFVEGHSAPTYVVDLQDQIAAAKAAGKTPAEVAVLTTKLADKQRAANKLGLDRARAVCNAYIQYCKQNNLPVDESQFQPVSMGANAPKYRKPTSESEFYENFRVVFRIKEEQAEPTTFQGK, translated from the coding sequence ATGAAAGACAAACGTTTTGTTGCCTTCATGGCGGCATTCACTCTTTTGATCAACCTGATACTTTCCGCCTGTCCGGCATACGCCAATGGCAATGCAAAAATCGAATACCTGACACCGAAGCCGCTCGTCGACACGCTAAAGAGTACCGTCGCCCAACCCGTTCGCCCGGGCATCCTGTATATCCCGACCATCACATGGGCCGGCGATACCTCAATTATCTTCGCCGACCAGACTGGCGCCTTCCAACAAGAAGGACTCCAAGTGAAATTGTTCAAAGAGGACAACTTCGCCAAACAAGTTCAAGACTGCCTCAACGGAAAAACACCGTACGTTCGCGGCACGATGGGAATGGTCAACTCGGCAGCTGAAGCATTCGACAAAGCCGGTGTGCCACTGGTCGTCATCTATCAGCTGACCTGGTCATCCGGTGGTGACTGCATGGTCGTTCGTCCAGGAGTCAACAGCTTGACTGACCTCAACGGCAAAACAATTGCGCTGCAGTTGTATGGTCCACACATGGACTTTGTCAACACAATTATCGAGAAAGCCGGTCTGGATGCAAGCAAAGTTAAGTTCAAGTGGCTACGCAATCTTGCTCTTCCGCTTAATGAACAGCCCATTGCTGACGACACCGTTTCGGCGTTCCAAAAAGACTCCAGCATCAATGCATGTATGGTCATTGCTCCGGATGCCGGAACACTGACAAATGGCAATGGTGCAGAAGGTTCGGTAAAAGGCGCCAAGACTCTCATCACGTCTGCCGCTGCCAGCCGCATCATCGCTGATGTCTATGCCGTACGCAAAGACTACTACGACGCGCACAAAGCGGAAGTGCAAAAGTTCGTCCATGCTTTGATGGTCGGACAAGAGCGCTTCGATGCTTTGATGGCAAACAAGTCCGCCAACCAAGCGGCCTACAACGAGCTCATCAAGCGCGCTGCGGTTATGCAGTACGGCGACGACAGCAAACAGTCCAAAGACTTTGCTTCCGGATCACTAGGAGACTGCACATGGGTTGGATTCAACGGCAACGTTCAATTCTTCACCGGCAAAGGAACATCGAGAAATTTCGCTCAGCTCAACAGCGAAATTCAACCAGAGTTCCGCAGTCTTGGTTTGATGCGTGGCACGCCAAAACTCACCACAGCAAATTGGGACTACAACCAATTAGCTGCCGGACTGAGAAATGCCGATGTCAATGCATTACCGAAGCCAGCTCTTACGCCGGCTCAAAGAGCAGCAGTACAAACCAAAGCCACGCAAGCAATTGCAGCCGAGCCTACGAAGTGGCAACAGGACGGTACCTTGTACTCGTTTGAAGTTCGCTTCAAGCCGAATGTCCCCACATTCGACATCGACGAATACAAGAATTATTTCAAACAGGCGTACAACATTTCGCAACCTCTAGCCGGCGCCCTCGTGTTCGTCGAAGGACACAGCGCCCCGACATATGTTGTCGATTTGCAAGACCAAATTGCCGCAGCCAAAGCCGCCGGCAAGACACCTGCTGAAGTAGCCGTGTTGACCACCAAGTTGGCCGACAAGCAACGCGCCGCCAACAAACTTGGACTCGACCGCGCTAGAGCTGTCTGCAACGCATACATCCAGTATTGCAAGCAGAACAATCTGCCAGTCGATGAAAGTCAGTTCCAGCCGGTATCGATGGGTGCCAACGCTCCCAAGTATCGCAAGCCCACCAGCGAGTCGGAGTTCTACGAAAATTTCCGCGTAGTCTTCCGTATCAAAGAAGAGCAAGCTGAACCAACGACCTTCCAAGGCAAGTAA
- a CDS encoding CPBP family intramembrane metalloprotease, with amino-acid sequence MKLSLQLSRPNFHQPTNSSLAKTLSADGEPDEKTSFLVNAIALAVWALFSLGYYTFVKANWPWVVPYGFLDLWEQRGVWTDWLAAGAPMFIWAVILNGVILFNTTNKPEQNRHAEKGFLWGLVKSIWAGVSEEILFRWLIFMGAFAALALSNYLFFGALFHFGVAEWFQLNVGGPLNDLCSGGYMHKYINNPENWMLGAAILSANTKFRDGHKYQGTLGLVNSWFAGLFLFYIMFNYGLLAAILVHALYDIICYTVGYLDCIIERAGGNA; translated from the coding sequence ATGAAACTTTCTTTGCAACTGTCGCGCCCAAACTTTCACCAACCAACCAACTCATCATTAGCTAAAACGCTAAGCGCTGATGGCGAACCGGACGAAAAGACTTCGTTCCTCGTCAATGCAATTGCACTTGCAGTCTGGGCTCTGTTCAGTCTCGGCTATTACACGTTCGTTAAAGCTAATTGGCCTTGGGTTGTGCCTTACGGATTCCTCGACCTCTGGGAACAAAGAGGAGTTTGGACAGACTGGTTGGCTGCCGGTGCTCCAATGTTTATATGGGCTGTGATTCTTAACGGCGTCATCCTGTTCAACACGACCAACAAGCCCGAACAAAATCGACATGCCGAAAAAGGGTTTCTCTGGGGACTGGTGAAGAGCATTTGGGCAGGCGTATCAGAAGAAATTCTTTTCCGCTGGCTCATATTCATGGGCGCTTTTGCCGCCCTCGCCTTGTCTAACTATCTGTTTTTCGGAGCCTTATTCCACTTCGGAGTGGCGGAATGGTTTCAGTTGAATGTTGGTGGACCTCTCAATGACCTTTGCTCGGGCGGCTACATGCACAAATACATCAACAATCCAGAGAACTGGATGTTGGGTGCAGCCATTCTTTCTGCTAACACCAAATTCCGCGACGGTCATAAATATCAAGGAACTCTCGGACTAGTTAATAGCTGGTTCGCCGGACTATTCCTCTTCTACATCATGTTCAACTACGGACTGCTAGCAGCCATTCTCGTACACGCCTTGTACGACATCATCTGCTACACAGTCGGCTACTTGGATTGCATCATCGAACGGGCCGGCGGCAACGCCTAG
- a CDS encoding DUF2807 domain-containing protein, whose product MYVILTMLFCSIFALVASYLIVWIAFKAETPKRDTKENSPMSKTSTAPASTTELKVGVHTAQVTIQHGDVQDIVIETNNPDEFDICQNGDCLTVKEKDSSGGCISNVYQSNLGGRNTISVNGKTYTGNSVSIVNGKVFIDGKPAEDDKSSAPKDRNRLQITVPNNYSGELRLDGSGISCIELDAWVGPRLKLHSSGTAELVVGAVSVDELKCDLSGVTNINLNKGDCPRADISTSGRSTFVATYLDTATLDIDCSGISAVAIGSGSATKRTSAQASGNSKITCRGNYNNVSKDKSGLAEIRIS is encoded by the coding sequence ATGTACGTAATTCTAACCATGCTCTTCTGCTCAATCTTCGCTCTCGTTGCATCCTATCTCATAGTTTGGATTGCCTTCAAAGCTGAAACACCCAAAAGAGACACAAAGGAGAATTCACCAATGTCCAAGACAAGCACTGCACCTGCATCAACCACAGAGCTAAAAGTCGGAGTACACACTGCGCAAGTAACCATTCAGCACGGCGACGTACAGGACATTGTCATCGAGACCAACAACCCTGATGAATTTGACATATGCCAAAACGGAGACTGCCTTACCGTCAAGGAAAAGGATTCCTCTGGCGGCTGCATATCAAATGTCTATCAGTCCAATCTCGGGGGTAGAAACACAATCAGCGTCAACGGGAAGACCTACACCGGCAACAGTGTGAGCATCGTCAACGGTAAAGTCTTCATAGACGGTAAGCCGGCAGAAGATGATAAATCATCTGCACCAAAAGATCGCAACCGACTGCAAATCACTGTTCCAAACAACTATTCCGGCGAGTTGCGGCTTGATGGTTCTGGTATATCGTGCATAGAGCTCGACGCCTGGGTAGGTCCACGATTGAAGTTACATTCGAGTGGAACAGCTGAACTAGTAGTCGGAGCCGTTAGCGTTGATGAGCTTAAGTGCGATCTATCCGGAGTAACGAACATCAACCTAAACAAAGGTGATTGCCCAAGAGCGGATATATCAACTTCGGGAAGATCGACATTTGTCGCTACCTATCTCGACACCGCCACGCTGGATATTGACTGTTCCGGCATATCAGCGGTTGCCATCGGGTCCGGAAGCGCCACAAAGCGAACCTCAGCGCAGGCTTCAGGCAACTCCAAAATCACTTGCAGAGGAAACTACAACAACGTCTCGAAAGACAAAAGTGGTCTCGCTGAAATTCGAATTAGCTAA
- a CDS encoding OmpA family protein — MKRIHAAIALLLLLVFCGGVWFFKFQESGKSILVAGDDYQGYAIIRSDEMRKQAKQRGLTVSFTPKDKGNYADRLERFSKGEYQAIVLPVSSWLQHGKQYNYPGVIVAAIAKSNGADAILAFPPVKEVKDLNNGKLKFVYTADSPSSFLLGLTRTDFGMDNLTEADKSWQKEVAGGSEEVYQLAQQHKGDVFVMWEPEVSKALHTIPNMTVVWDSSKFNGYIEDVIVFHKDFVRDHKGDCVKFMEAYFTAMRTYKASKANHDRLIKEICDAVGCKPELAEAMTQKIDFHGLHDNCNRQFGISGEHKADGILNCISSCINVLVRTKEMQSEPLSDPTTIIDKSILQEVHDHMLADVGNADAAKREFRELTADEWKTLKEIGVMRIEPIDFLQGESDLDADAQKQVDAFVKLLSVNYTDARVVVKGHTGPSVDGDDTENIKLSQARADAVINYLTTAGLSPNRLRAVGCGSSEPPARKPGENRLSFNRRKQRVEFVLYNDTDI, encoded by the coding sequence ATGAAACGCATACACGCAGCAATAGCGTTACTGCTCTTGCTTGTATTCTGTGGCGGCGTCTGGTTTTTCAAATTCCAAGAATCAGGCAAATCCATTCTCGTGGCAGGCGATGACTATCAGGGCTACGCCATCATTCGCTCAGACGAGATGAGAAAACAAGCCAAACAACGTGGGCTGACAGTCAGCTTCACTCCTAAAGACAAAGGCAACTACGCAGATAGACTCGAAAGATTCTCGAAAGGTGAATATCAAGCCATTGTCTTGCCCGTTAGCAGCTGGCTGCAACACGGCAAGCAATACAACTATCCAGGAGTCATCGTTGCTGCAATTGCCAAAAGCAATGGTGCGGACGCCATTCTTGCTTTTCCACCTGTCAAAGAGGTCAAAGATCTCAACAATGGAAAACTAAAATTCGTCTACACCGCAGACAGCCCATCCAGCTTTCTGCTCGGACTAACTCGCACCGACTTCGGCATGGACAACCTGACCGAAGCCGACAAGTCCTGGCAAAAAGAAGTTGCGGGCGGCTCTGAAGAAGTCTATCAGCTAGCTCAACAACACAAAGGCGACGTCTTCGTCATGTGGGAACCGGAAGTCAGCAAAGCGCTACACACCATTCCCAATATGACGGTCGTGTGGGACTCAAGCAAATTCAATGGCTACATTGAAGATGTGATTGTGTTCCACAAAGACTTTGTGCGTGACCACAAAGGCGATTGTGTCAAGTTTATGGAAGCGTACTTCACAGCAATGCGAACATACAAAGCCAGCAAAGCCAATCACGATCGTTTGATAAAAGAGATCTGCGACGCAGTCGGTTGCAAACCGGAATTAGCCGAAGCAATGACCCAGAAGATCGATTTTCACGGTTTGCACGACAACTGCAATCGTCAATTCGGTATTTCCGGCGAACATAAAGCTGACGGCATTCTCAATTGCATAAGCTCTTGCATCAATGTTCTCGTTCGCACGAAAGAAATGCAATCAGAACCGCTCAGCGATCCAACGACAATTATCGACAAGTCGATACTGCAAGAAGTACATGATCACATGCTCGCTGACGTCGGCAATGCCGATGCAGCCAAGCGTGAGTTCAGAGAACTTACAGCCGACGAATGGAAGACTCTAAAGGAGATAGGCGTTATGCGCATAGAACCAATAGACTTCCTGCAAGGAGAATCAGACCTGGACGCCGACGCACAAAAGCAAGTCGATGCATTCGTCAAGCTTTTGTCAGTCAACTACACCGATGCTCGCGTGGTCGTCAAAGGCCACACGGGACCAAGTGTAGATGGCGACGACACAGAAAACATCAAGTTGTCGCAAGCCAGAGCTGACGCTGTCATCAATTACTTGACGACAGCAGGATTGTCTCCCAATCGCCTACGCGCAGTCGGCTGCGGTTCATCCGAACCGCCGGCACGCAAACCCGGCGAAAATCGCTTGTCCTTCAATCGTCGAAAACAGCGAGTGGAATTTGTCCTTTATAACGACACCGATATCTAG
- a CDS encoding cysteine hydrolase: MNILQLRYDIRIAKHVLLVVDMQPVWATSNNKDLQERIAMLINWSMHHGCPIIFLEYRHSDNEPTERNTQECLLKLVRDYDLYSRVPKRQSRGSDETILRCIEAGYPTNNFIVAGVDADACVINTVTGLARMRPNARIQVVRDACRASNEITNNDESFWKRFVFKNVSLCQLQECAPSSPTSL, encoded by the coding sequence ATGAACATTCTCCAACTTCGCTACGACATCCGAATCGCCAAACATGTGCTCCTCGTCGTCGACATGCAACCTGTTTGGGCAACTTCCAACAACAAGGATTTGCAGGAGCGCATCGCGATGCTCATCAATTGGTCAATGCATCACGGTTGCCCAATCATCTTTCTGGAATATCGCCATTCCGACAACGAGCCGACTGAGCGCAACACACAAGAATGTTTGCTCAAGTTAGTGCGTGACTACGATCTCTACAGCAGAGTGCCAAAGCGCCAATCGCGTGGATCGGATGAAACCATTCTACGCTGCATCGAAGCCGGCTATCCAACCAACAACTTTATTGTTGCCGGAGTCGACGCTGATGCCTGCGTAATCAACACCGTCACAGGACTTGCACGCATGCGACCGAATGCACGCATCCAGGTCGTCCGCGACGCTTGCCGCGCATCCAACGAAATAACAAATAACGACGAGTCGTTCTGGAAGAGATTTGTCTTCAAGAATGTCTCTCTCTGTCAATTGCAAGAGTGCGCACCGTCCTCACCAACCAGCCTATAA
- a CDS encoding ABC transporter permease subunit — MLRAFRTDTKLSSAVKVFLRLLPFILCFAVYLGAALYVRWQEAHGIECANPRLIPLPIDIWNSFLTAIRPDGNGQIQLLSDIGASLTRFGIGLSISTLFGVPLGLYIGLFPVVKEFFRPILVLLDKNQPLLLLPILFLCLGVEEAPKIAIVVLGVLPGIALEIARMVEDIPAEQRYKAQTLGASEAEVAWSVVFPQIFPAIISAICACFKAAWGYVIAAESNVASCGLGYRIFLARRFMDMPTILSYVMIAMLIMFALDLIFQQWRRRYRWANQ, encoded by the coding sequence ATGCTTAGAGCTTTTCGAACAGATACCAAATTGTCCTCCGCCGTCAAAGTTTTCCTGAGACTGCTTCCTTTCATCCTTTGCTTCGCTGTTTACTTAGGGGCAGCTCTCTATGTCCGCTGGCAAGAAGCCCACGGCATTGAATGCGCCAACCCACGACTCATTCCATTACCGATCGACATCTGGAATTCATTCCTCACCGCCATCCGTCCGGACGGCAACGGTCAAATTCAACTCCTTAGCGACATCGGTGCGTCGCTGACGCGCTTTGGAATTGGTCTTTCCATATCGACACTCTTCGGTGTTCCACTGGGACTCTACATTGGTCTATTTCCAGTGGTGAAAGAATTCTTCAGACCGATACTTGTTTTGCTCGACAAAAATCAACCGCTGTTGCTTCTGCCAATACTCTTCTTGTGCCTTGGCGTTGAAGAAGCTCCCAAAATAGCAATTGTTGTTTTAGGGGTGCTTCCAGGCATCGCACTGGAGATTGCTCGCATGGTTGAAGACATCCCAGCAGAACAACGATACAAAGCACAAACACTCGGTGCATCAGAAGCTGAAGTTGCTTGGAGCGTAGTCTTTCCACAGATTTTCCCGGCAATTATCTCAGCCATCTGCGCATGCTTCAAAGCAGCCTGGGGTTATGTTATCGCAGCAGAGAGCAACGTCGCTTCATGTGGACTTGGCTATCGCATATTTCTCGCACGACGCTTTATGGACATGCCCACAATTTTGTCCTACGTCATGATCGCCATGCTCATCATGTTCGCCCTTGATCTCATATTCCAACAGTGGCGACGTCGCTACCGCTGGGCTAACCAGTAA
- a CDS encoding HD domain-containing protein, producing MKAKKPDKIANRDRITEAIHFATNKHKDQPRKDKVGTPYIVHPVAVMSLLTSIGGITDTDTLVAAVLHDTIEDTGTKGQEIEDAFGIEVLAYVLECTDDKSLKKQKRKKLQILNAPHKSTGAKLIKIADKISNVADLISNKPKGWSIKRVNRYLDWAVAVVAGLRGINQPLDDLFDQTVARARAKYHTPQKG from the coding sequence ATGAAAGCCAAGAAACCAGACAAGATTGCAAACAGAGACCGCATCACCGAAGCGATTCACTTCGCAACCAACAAGCATAAAGATCAGCCTCGCAAAGACAAAGTAGGCACGCCCTACATCGTCCATCCCGTCGCTGTAATGAGCCTGCTCACTTCAATCGGTGGAATTACCGACACTGATACTCTCGTCGCCGCCGTGTTGCACGACACAATCGAAGACACCGGCACAAAAGGTCAGGAAATTGAAGACGCTTTCGGCATCGAAGTCCTCGCCTACGTGCTTGAGTGCACCGACGACAAGTCTCTAAAGAAACAGAAGCGCAAGAAATTGCAAATTCTGAATGCTCCACACAAATCAACCGGCGCAAAGCTAATTAAGATAGCCGACAAGATAAGCAATGTCGCCGACTTGATTAGCAATAAACCAAAAGGCTGGAGCATAAAACGAGTCAACCGCTATTTGGACTGGGCAGTAGCCGTGGTCGCAGGTCTGCGCGGAATCAATCAACCGCTGGACGACTTGTTCGACCAAACCGTCGCTCGCGCCCGCGCCAAATATCACACACCACAAAAAGGATGA
- a CDS encoding ABC transporter substrate-binding protein produces the protein MKTTAKLSMFVSAMVACSVLVGCGSAQKSEPQSSTQQASTATKAVPEFTLAYSIYAGWMPYYLMVENGTLARCAAEEGIKINPAPMDYPTSLDAYSAGKAQALTVASMDSLMAHAANGKDTTVVVMGDTSNGNDAILARGGRTLKDLEGSNVMLMRNTVSEYVVRRCCEINKLNPSKIGFTQATDAEIQGTFQASKNQKFVCTWNPMVHEILKEKGVQRVFDSSKLPGEIQDLLVIDTATVKAHPEFARALVKAWYQTMQLMTKGNKDSDNALKFMATASGPSVTVNDLTEQLETTAMFYTPEEAVKYTESQQLKDNVARVHTFCANNGLLPPGAKAIGVSFPDGTTEGDAKNVKLHYESRYMKEAVQGSN, from the coding sequence ATGAAAACTACAGCCAAACTCAGCATGTTCGTCTCCGCCATGGTTGCTTGTTCCGTCCTCGTAGGTTGCGGCAGCGCACAAAAGTCCGAACCACAATCCTCGACTCAACAGGCTTCAACTGCAACCAAGGCAGTACCTGAGTTCACGTTGGCATACTCAATTTACGCCGGCTGGATGCCCTATTACTTGATGGTCGAAAACGGAACCTTGGCGAGATGCGCCGCCGAAGAAGGCATCAAGATCAATCCGGCACCGATGGACTATCCAACTTCGCTTGATGCCTACTCGGCCGGTAAAGCTCAAGCTCTAACTGTGGCAAGCATGGACTCACTGATGGCACATGCTGCCAACGGCAAAGATACAACTGTCGTGGTCATGGGTGACACATCCAACGGCAACGATGCGATTCTGGCGCGCGGTGGCAGAACGCTCAAAGACCTGGAAGGCAGCAACGTCATGTTGATGCGCAATACGGTCTCCGAGTACGTTGTCCGTCGCTGCTGCGAAATCAACAAGTTGAATCCATCTAAGATTGGATTTACGCAAGCGACCGATGCCGAAATTCAAGGCACCTTCCAAGCGTCCAAGAATCAGAAGTTCGTCTGCACCTGGAATCCCATGGTGCACGAAATCCTGAAAGAAAAGGGCGTACAACGCGTCTTTGACTCTAGCAAACTTCCTGGCGAAATTCAGGACTTGCTCGTCATCGACACAGCGACTGTGAAAGCACACCCCGAATTCGCGCGCGCCTTGGTCAAAGCTTGGTATCAGACCATGCAACTAATGACCAAAGGCAACAAAGACTCGGACAACGCTTTGAAGTTCATGGCCACCGCATCCGGTCCTAGTGTGACGGTCAATGACCTCACCGAACAACTGGAAACGACAGCCATGTTCTACACGCCGGAAGAAGCCGTGAAGTACACCGAATCGCAACAACTCAAGGACAACGTAGCCCGCGTACATACCTTCTGTGCCAACAACGGACTGCTTCCGCCAGGCGCCAAAGCCATTGGCGTTAGCTTCCCTGACGGCACAACAGAAGGTGATGCGAAGAACGTCAAGTTGCACTACGAATCTCGCTACATGAAGGAAGCTGTTCAAGGCTCCAACTAG